A single window of Rana temporaria chromosome 1, aRanTem1.1, whole genome shotgun sequence DNA harbors:
- the LOC120924887 gene encoding olfactory receptor 49-like, with amino-acid sequence MISHNQTTFILVGFTFSPWVQNGVFLLFLLLYSISLTGNMSIIAAIWLDRRLHIPMYFFLTSLAFLDIWFISSTVPKLLTILASSNRKISLPGCFLQLYFYVSLGTIEFYLLAVMSVDRYVAICHPLRYHSIISRSVCLWLVLVSWIFGFLTFIYPTVLLFGLSFCGPYEINHFFCDSSAVVEISCSDINQFDMVFTSFASAVILGSFILTLISYCNILITVLMIPSASGKIKAFSTCTSHFTVVSLVYGSAIFIYVRPVESSSPDLNKIVALLNSVLTPVLNPFIYSLRNKQVQQVFRDLEKGLLLKK; translated from the coding sequence ATGATTTCTCACAATCAAACCACATTCATACTTGTTGGCTTCACCTTTAGCCCTTGGGTACAAAAtggtgtgtttttactttttctacTACTTTATTCTATATCATTAACTGGAAACATGTCAATAATTGCAGCCATCTGGCTCGACAGACGTCTGCATATTCCCATGTATTTTTTCCTCACCAGCTTGGCTTTCTTGGACATTTGGTTTATATCATCCACAGTGCCCAAACTGCTCACTATCTTGGCTTCCAGTAACAGGAAGATTTCTTTACCTGGATGCTTTCTACAACTTTATTTTTATGTTTCTCTTGGAACTATAGAATTTTATCTTTTGGCAGTCATGTCAGTAGACCGGTATGTTGCAATCTGTCACCCACTGAGGTATCATTCAATCATCTCTCGTAGTGTCTGTCTTTGGTTGGTATTAGTGTCATGGATATTTGGCTTTCTTACCTTTATCTACCCCACAGTTCTACTGTTTGGTCTGTCTTTTTGTGGACCATATGAAATCAATCATTTTTTCTGTGACAGCTCAGCAGTGGTGGAGATCAGTTGCTCAGATATAAACCAGTTTGATATGGTTTTTACCAGTTTTGCTTCAGCTGTAATTTTGGGCTCATTCATCCTTACTTTGATTTCCTACTGTAATATTCTTATCACTGTCCTAATGATACCCTCAGCCAGTGGGAAAATCAAAGCTTTCTCCACTTGTACTTCTCATTTCACAGTGGTCTCATTAGTCTATGGTAGTGCCATCTTTATATATGTACGTCCAGTGGAAAGTTCTTCTCCGGACCTTAATAAAATTGTAGCACTTCTCAACAGTGTCCTGACACCAGTGCTCAATCCATTTATATACAGCCTGAGGAATAAGCAGGTCCAACAAGTTTTCAGGGATTTAGAGAAAGGTTTGCTTTTGAAAAAGTAA